The genomic DNA AGTTGTTCCTACTCATATCTCTATCAAGAGTGTTGTTGCGGTGGAGGTGAATAGAGCTTATTTCCCCGCATCGCATCTCTTACATGAAATTTGTGGCCATCGTAACGTTGTTATCCTCTTCAATAATAATCATTCATCTCATATAAAGGCTATTCCCTACTGGATGAGAATCTTTTAGATTCTAACATCATTGTCGAGGCGAAATCAGAATTGTTGATAAGAGGGAtcgaaatatttttattaattatacaGGTTTAAGGTAGGCACGATTCATAGGTAATTTTAAATTTGGGATAATTTTAATTACCGAAATTTggagaaaaaataaattaaatgcataatttatattaaatattataattatttaattttattgttttactaaattaatattcaGATGCCATTTATAATTAGATATTGTAATtattaaactttatttttatcaaattaaactaaaaatattactaaatttatcataaaaatataaattctatataagaaatcaaattaaaaaattttgaaaggccaaacacaatttttttatttttttaaatttaattataatattaaataaaaatatttaaaatttaaaaccttaaaaagtaatttacaaaatttaggGCGGAGTGTTTACCATTCCCCTAAATTTCGCTTTGGTTATCCACTGCACAAAACTCATGGAATTATTTAGTTCTAATTGGTTAAATACATCATatgtgttaattagagaaatggGTCATTTTTTTTGAAATATAGAGAAATAGGTCGTTTTTTAAGAGAGGATGTGAAAGCTCATCTAGCTGAATGAACTTTTTGCTGGCATATCTAGAAAGCGCGACAAACTGTAagtgttttttaaaaaattccaaAGAAAACACATCCAATTAAAACCATTTTCCTGTCGAACTCTCTCCAAAAAACAATTTATTTCCCTAAATTTTCAAcaaattaatctatttaataaattaatttttttgatatACGATTAATTTAACCGATTTCCTTTGTTAGAGAATGAGAGGCTAACAAAGAAAAAGCAaggaaataatatatatatatatatatatatatatatatatatatatatatatattgaactaaTTAAATTGGAGAATTTTACATGATGAAATCGACTTGGAAGATGTTAGTAATTGAATTAGTACTTAGTCCATAGATAAATATGTAGAAATTTACCTATAACTAATTATTAACATGTAAAACAcataaattatgttttaaaaaCATGTAAAACACATATGATAAACTTTGCAAATCACAAAATGACAAGAAATATACATAAATATGAGATGTATTAAAATGcctcaaaatcaaaataaaacaaattattagcatgaacatatatatttataatatttattttaaactcataAAAATAACATCAGCAAAAAGTCAATTTTGgtgtttttttatatttaatatatatatttatagaaactttgagaaattaataatatttatgtagattttaataaatttgttttttttaaataaagcaGTACTAATGCGAtcacaaatataataatataatgcgAAGTGATATTAGTCAAGTGGTTAATATCTAATTTGAGTAAGTTTTCTATCGAAACCAGGATCACTATAAAAATCTGCATCTCATTGCAATATAAACTTCAAAGTTTAGCCCTATAGTCAACAAATTTGTTATGGTCCCTCAGAATATATCAAAAACAGATTCTCCGATCATGATGCAAGAGTTGGTGAATCAGACGCAATTCTGACATCCTACTATTTGCAGCACCACCTGCTAGAATAGTTTCAACTACCAAAGCATTATCACACTCCACTAATAACTTTAACCTCATTCTTGAACATTGATTCCTTCCCGGTTCGTATAGTGAATCCACTAATCTATTTAGCACAATGATCTTGAAAAACCCCTCTAATCGAAACAAAACCATTAGAAACCAAAATTAAACCATCAGTGTTGAGTGTAATCCACCCTCAGTCTGGTGTCACCCAATATACGCTTACTATTTTCTGGACACGATAAATTTCACTCGATCCCAAATTCGAAATACTTGCAATCCAAGCCTTCCTTGTGGTGACAACATCTTCAACATTGCTATGATATATATTACTTTTCAAATCATTTCATGATTACTTCTCATATTAATGATTTAAATTGGTTTACTATTTATGTTTTTCtatcttttaaatttattatgtaatagatatatttattaaaagtttacataaaaataataaagctttagtttttgaaaaaataaaataaaatgttagtTGAAATGATAAACTTAAAACTTTAATTTATTGTGTTTTagattcaaattttattatatatgatttttttattgtaattatgttaataatttatttaataaaatttataatttttaaattttaaaaaattaatcaatTACTGATGTGGCATCTATGTATATATCATTAATTTTAGGATGATTTGACAAACatcataattttaataactaaaaGAGACAAATTTTTAAGAAGaagcaaataattttttttgataaaattagACGGGGAAATAAAttgttatgtttttttttttttttttataaaagaaattgTTACCTGAATAGGTACAAGTGATTGGCAAAACATGACATCAGTTGACACATGCCAAACGTCACCGGTGATACCCATCTCGTTTGTTTCCAGCCGTAAAATAAAGTTAAActttgatttaaaagaaaagagaagagataTATAAAGCTTAGAGAGGGAATTGAAAAGGTGGGACTGATCTGACTCCACCTCCACaagagaaattgaattgaagtggGAGTGCTCAGCTCAGCTCAGCTCAACACTGCTGCAATTATGAATTTTCAAAACCAAACAACAATCCTTAACTAGTTATCCGTTACATAACCCAAGCTTATTTTGTATTCTACCATATAAACCAATAAATAGGGGAATTAGGAACCAGCCTCCATTTGTGATCTGTCAAGTGTGATATGTATAAGCTGTGCCCCACAATCCCATCATCACCAACATTGCTTCAAAACTTTTAATTATAACCCTAACCTAACTTAACCTAACCTACCCTGCAATAATTAATTACATTTGTTGAGTTAATTGCACAtgcatttaattatttatctactTCATGCTTCACCCCCACTGTTTTTATCATTTAGTTAAggaggtatatatatatatatatatattatttatacctTCTTCCAAATACATTAGCATTGACAGGTGACATCAGTTTACATTTTTAAAGACCACCCAAAATTgttatatagatatacatgcatgaatgtgtgtgtgtgtgtgtgtgagtgtatgtatgaatcttaagtgaaaaaaacttatactatataatatatgtatatgaaggaTGGAGGTGAAGGCAAATTAAGAagcaaaaggaaaaggaaaaggaaaaggaaacaaACTTAGCTGTCATAAATTGCCATTTAAAAGAAGCTTTGATGCCAAGAAATGAGAATGCAACATATATGCATGGTAAATTAACACAAATACAGTTGATGTTGAGGTGATGAGGTGGCAACTAtgaacaaaaattagaatatcttaATTGCTATCTGAAAATCTGGCTGTGACCATTTTGCCTCTCCTTTCTATTTCTATTTGTAATTATTATGGAGCTGCAAAGTGCAAACCTCATGGGATCCAAGGGTCCCGCCCACAACTAAGCTACCTTTTTTCAATTCATACAACCACACCTTGAACAACACTTCCATTTCCCCCTTTCTTTTCGGGGTGTTATAAAAGTGCGACCAAGGGTTGCAGAAATTTGCAGTCCCATTAATCTAGTTTAGGGTCTCTCACTCTCTTTCTAGCCATGGATCATGAGGAGAGAAGGTGTGTGTCGAGCAAGATGGAGAAGCAGGGCACGTGCATTACTAACTCATGCCTTGTGGCACTGCCAATGCCTGTTAAGCGTTTAATTACTTTCTACCTATGGCTTCACTTAGGCTGCAGTGAGTTAGTTCTTCATGTGCCCCTCTTCCCCATCATGACCACTGCACCTTGTGTTACTTCACTCCTGCCGTTTTCCACAAGTTTAGCTTGCCTATATTTATATATCATCACACACTACAAGAAGCTCAGATCCACCCGGTTTCAGGTGAGTTAATTAGCTACCATAAGCATAAGCATCGTATGCTATTGCCATTTTCCAGTTAAGCAAGTTACTGCATGCTCGGTCTGGTATATGCATGTATTTCATAGTCAAAAACATATATACGTCCTTCGTTTATGTGCATCCGCATGGAAATATATATATTGTGAGTTTCTTATAATGAAATTTTAACCATATCATATCTGTGGACATGGCGGGTATGTATAAATATAAATGAAGATGATATAGTTTAGGAAGGATCCGCAAGCTCCCTTGCTCTCAGTCCTAATCAGATCAAAAGTTTTGTCCCCAAATATAAACAAAACTTGACCCTAATCAATATTTGTGTGGctgcatttatttatttattaggcgtaaaatgccaacatacagggAGGAGTGGTCTCATTCAACTTTATTTGTTTAGCAGTATCCATCAATTGGTCAAATATTATCCTAAAAATGTAAACATTTGTGTGTGTAAAAGCTCCACACAGATATTATTCATGGTTGACCTTGCAATCATTACAGCACCAATCTAAGGTCACCCACCAAACACTAATCAAGCTTTAGATCTAAGGCCACACCAATATATGCTACTACTGCTGCAACATCAAGAAGATCCTAGTAGGTTCTGTATGTCCTTCTGCAAAGAGAGAAATGTTAACAAGGAACAATAATTTGAtggaattttatacatttttagaGGTACCAAGTGTGATatcagaaaaaaaataaaacattagtGTAACACTGTAACCTCAATTTTGAGGGGAGATGTAGTTGGAGCATATCTCTCCACAACTTTGCCTTCTTTGTTCACCAAAAACTTTGTGAAGTTCCACTTGATTGCATCCCCAAAGTATCCACCTTTTTCTGATTTTAGAAACTTGTAAAGTGGTGTAGCATTCTTTCCATTTACTTCCACCTACAATGGTCAGATCATATGACAGTATTACAAAACATAAGTTTGTATACCAATCAACTGGTTTCATTTTCATGCTAAGGAGGTGATTGCTGGCATAAGGCACTCAATCAAACATATTTATAACCTTATCAAAAATTGGGAATTCAGCTTTGAACATTGTGCATGCGCCTTCCTGAATCTGTTCATTGGTGCCTGGTTCTTGCCCCGCGAACTGGTTGCAAGGAAATGCTAATATCTCAAACCCTGCACTCCAACGTTTATAAGCTTCAAACCATTACACAGAACAGTTCATTCGAGGTCTACAATTTAAAGAGAAGTGTAACAGAGACCTTGGTTTTTGTATTTTTCATACAAAACATTGAGTTCCTTGTAGTTTGATTGCGTTAAACCActgccaaaaatagaaaaaaggaaGATACTTAAGGTGAAAGGCTAAAAGGTGAGACTCATTGATGAAGTGTTATGCTGAAAAATTCGGGCTATATATAACTGATGAAGTTGGTTACCATTTTGAAGCAACATTCACTATCAGAACAACTTTCCCGCTGTAGTCACTTAAACTTACATCATTTCCACGAATGTCCTGCAGACCATAAACGATGAAGTTTGTTCAGTTGAAGCTTGAGcttattctttttttctttaaacaGTCATTGATGTTTTTTATTTTCGGTTCAGATATTGATGTGTTTAATGGAAAGTTAATACAAGAGTAATAATAGACACAAAAGCAGCAAATGGCATTATCTCAACTCTCAAGAGTTGTCAGGTCATAGCGACCATTTCTCATCTAATTCAGCAACTAGGTAGTAAAATGCTGGTATATGAATCAAagctaaaattaaataaaataaaaatatttatgtattatttaaagAATAAGAAAATCGAGAGCAAAAATATACCACATAAAAACAGAAAGGTAAGTGGAACAATGCAATGATATGAATGCAATTTTGAGAATGACATTGCTAGCAAATTCTGGACAAATAATTCTAAGTGTAATACAAATGTTGTAAAATAGCTTACAAATGTATAAATAGTCAATGTCCAAAAATTATATGAATTTGTAAGGGGTGAAGTCAGAAATTTTTTTCGGGCTAGAATTGAGTTATAAATTTTTATGGgagttaaaatacaattttattgttATATTAGTTTATAACTTAATATTTTAGGACTTAGtcaaaatttcatcattttttaGGGTCAAAATgcaattttaacatatattttatacCTTTCAAAGGGACTAGCATAAATATCTATTTTTAGGGGGATTCAGGGCTCCTGCCAGCTTCCTCGCCCTGCTCTTGGATGAAATGATGCATTGCttgaacaaagtaatgaatggtTTATAAGAAATTATAGTTATTCTCAACAATTGCAAGTACCACTGGTTGATTAGTTATCTACTCGAGAAGTGTTCAATGCTGAAAGGGAAGATTATGCAATTCCACCAAGAAAGAAAATCGAGTTTGAAAAAGAAGTGATATCATCAAACTTGACATCAGCCACTATGATTTCTCAATCGAATATGATGGCTAGAACCATAAAATTCAGCTACTTCGATTTTATTACATTGGCTCCAAGCAAAATCAAGACGATGGATTTTCAAGGGACTTGGGGCAATCgtttatttctaaaatatttgAATGCTCACGGTTGGACTTCAGTCACATGTTAAAGAAGTCAATAAAAAGCAACGATCTTAGGCACGAACTTAAATTGCCACATTACTCTTAAACACAAACTTAAACTGTTAATACAAAATAAATGACGATGTTCCTAAGTATGAGCCTAAATTGTTCATCCAAAATAAATGATCTTACTCTTAAGTATAAGTATAAAttgtttataaaataaaaaaaaaaaaaaacaatgctcCTAAACACGAGCTTAAACTACACATCCAATAAGAATTGAATTACATTATGACTTGATCTTTAAAAAATGAGAGTACGTAGGCAGAATGATTTCATTGCCAGGTTCAatccaaatgaaaaaaaaatattaatgacGTCCTTTGGAACAAAATCTTCGAAATTAGAAGCAAATAAAGTTTCAATACTTGCACACTTTCTACCCTCAACAAAAGTTGCGTATGTGACCAAGTTTTGAGGGAACATTTGTAGAGGAAGGAATTTTGGATCAATTAGATTTTATAAATCATTTTAGAActttttataaaagaaaagattattttatctttaattaattaaattaataaaagataaataataaataaaagaataatcaaataaatgaattaaattctACAAGAACTCTATTTTACTTGATTGATTGACACCATAAAATGAGTTGCCTCCAAGTCATTCAGCACAATCGCAAGTTCATAAGTCCAAAAGTTCTCTGAAGAATTTAAAGAAATTTCTGAAGAACGTTACGTTAGTTTTAAAGCAAAATCGCACTCCAATTTAGTTCAACTAAGATGAAGCGAAAAgtcatttttttaaattgaagAAAGGATGTCCAAATCCAGTTTCAAGATCAAATCTCGATGACCTTGAAGTAAATCGCATCCTTCTAAAATCAACTTTAAACGACTCTTGGATAAAAACTCCATTAAAGAGAAGAATcaatagaattttttttataataaaaaaatctatAGATTGTAACTTCTTTtcaaaattcataaataaaaattgactccaaatttttaactcaattttcgacttaaaatttatgtatatatagatattaaattaTGGTCAGAGCATATGTTAACCCTTTCCTTTTTATGTGATTTTATGTCTATCATGTCTCAAGCTTATAGCAAGGTTTGCATTAAAAGGTCTAGACGTATTAGTTTAGGACATGGATGTATAAGGCACTTGATTGTACATGGTATAGCCATTATCACTTATGTTAGGTCGAGTATCAATTTAATAGATCCATTGACAAAATGTCAATAAAGGGATATGGTAAAAGATGGTGTTGCTAATATGGGACTAAAACCCTTACTCAAATGGGAGCCCAATTTTATTCTAACTAAAGTAATAAAGTTTGTGTTGTTggataaattcaaaatttaaaccttaacttttttttatagaattttgtaAATACTAAATTTAAGATAATTATCTTGTTGACCGTCAATGGTGGTCAGGGGAGTAAAAATCTCCACTAATAGTGAACATAATAATAATACCTAATTTTATATCATAAAGTTATTTGATATATTACTAAAATTAGATTTGATAACATTTTTTAAGGTAGTTTTGGTAATACATTTTTAAGGTAGAGTTGATAAtacttttaattatatattattagttTTTCATCTCGTGCGATGCATAAGTTTAgttattatattgtatttatttttaaatatttattacaaaatattataatatgataatattataattgagaaagtaaaataaaataatatgatattaatATCTTTGGTATTATTTATTCTCGTTTAACAGTCCATATTCGAGGTTCGTGGCTAACCCTTTAAAAATGTTATCTTTAATGTTCAAATTTTATTCTTTCTTTAGACTGTAATATGCTTTGCCATTGCAttcaatatttattaattataatattttatttatttattaacaaTTTGTTATAAAATTTGTAGCATTTTAAaatactatttttaaaataatataaatgttttgtatttgatttattataaatagATGTCTC from Gossypium arboreum isolate Shixiya-1 chromosome 9, ASM2569848v2, whole genome shotgun sequence includes the following:
- the LOC108451745 gene encoding probable glutathione peroxidase 2, encoding MKLIFKVFSEFGFLRRIRRINMAEDAALKSIYHFTVKDIRGNDVSLSDYSGKVVLIVNVASKCGLTQSNYKELNVLYEKYKNQGFEILAFPCNQFAGQEPGTNEQIQEGACTMFKAEFPIFDKVEVNGKNATPLYKFLKSEKGGYFGDAIKWNFTKFLVNKEGKVVERYAPTTSPLKIEKDIQNLLGSS